One window of the Nakamurella alba genome contains the following:
- a CDS encoding SDR family oxidoreductase, whose amino-acid sequence MAEQPLAGRRAMVTGAGSGIGAAIAARLVADGAEVTCVDVNADAVRAVADQVGGTPLVVDLSDQAAVADMAIDTDILVSNAGIQHVAPIDEFPLDRFDLIMRLMVHTPFQLVRSALPGMYERGFGRVVHISSAHGLRASLHKSAYVMAKHATEGLSKVTALEGAGRGVTSNCVNPGYVRTPLVQKQVVDQAAAHGMSETEALEKVILARAAIKELIDPEDIAAAVAFVVSPSASMMTGASLSLDGGWTAT is encoded by the coding sequence ATGGCTGAGCAACCACTGGCAGGGCGTCGGGCGATGGTCACCGGCGCGGGATCCGGCATCGGCGCGGCGATCGCCGCCCGTCTCGTCGCCGACGGCGCCGAGGTGACCTGCGTCGATGTCAACGCCGACGCGGTGCGGGCGGTCGCGGACCAGGTCGGCGGCACCCCGCTGGTGGTCGATCTGTCCGACCAGGCGGCGGTCGCGGACATGGCGATCGACACCGACATCCTGGTCAGCAACGCCGGCATCCAGCACGTCGCGCCGATCGACGAGTTCCCGCTGGACCGTTTCGACCTGATCATGCGGCTGATGGTGCACACGCCGTTCCAGCTGGTGCGTTCCGCACTACCGGGCATGTACGAGCGCGGGTTCGGTCGCGTCGTGCACATCTCGTCCGCGCACGGACTGCGGGCCTCGCTGCACAAGAGCGCCTACGTCATGGCCAAGCACGCCACCGAGGGGCTCTCCAAGGTCACCGCGCTCGAGGGCGCCGGCAGGGGCGTGACCAGCAACTGCGTCAACCCCGGCTACGTACGCACCCCGCTGGTGCAGAAGCAGGTGGTCGACCAGGCCGCGGCGCACGGGATGTCGGAGACCGAGGCCCTGGAGAAGGTCATTCTTGCCCGCGCCGCCATCAAGGAACTGATCGACCCGGAGGACATCGCCGCCGCGGTCGCCTTCGTCGTGTCGCCGAGCGCGTCGATGATGACCGGCGCCTCGCTCTCGCTGGACGGCGGCTGGACCGCGACCTGA
- a CDS encoding PSP1 domain-containing protein, translating to MGMLCAVTFSKNGQLHYADPGELRPEVGDHVLVESSRGPLAARVLWAAEWSSEDTEGFPKLVGMAGDADLQAVADTRKLKARTLVATRRLIREHDLPMKVLSVDPQPTERKTVIYYTSPEPVDFRSLLRDLSATLDTRVELLQLGARDAVRVTGAIGSCGRDTCCSTFLKDYDPITLAMARDQDLPANPMRISGACGRLMCCLKYEHPLYQDFKATTPAIGEKVESPLGDGVVVGHSVPGGKVVLKLAADGTKQVCDKASVCAARKAYDSR from the coding sequence ATGGGGATGCTCTGCGCGGTGACGTTCAGCAAGAACGGCCAGCTGCACTACGCGGACCCGGGTGAACTTCGCCCGGAGGTCGGCGACCACGTGCTGGTCGAGTCCTCCCGGGGTCCGCTCGCGGCGAGGGTGCTGTGGGCGGCGGAATGGTCGTCCGAGGACACCGAGGGGTTCCCGAAGTTGGTCGGTATGGCCGGCGACGCCGATCTGCAGGCGGTCGCGGACACCCGCAAGCTCAAGGCGCGGACGCTGGTCGCGACCCGGCGGCTGATCCGCGAGCACGACCTGCCGATGAAGGTCTTGTCCGTCGATCCGCAGCCGACCGAGCGCAAGACCGTCATCTACTACACGTCGCCCGAGCCGGTGGACTTCCGATCGCTGCTGCGCGACCTGTCGGCCACCCTCGACACCCGGGTCGAGCTGCTGCAGCTGGGGGCCCGGGACGCGGTGCGGGTCACCGGGGCGATCGGCTCCTGCGGCCGGGACACCTGCTGCTCGACGTTCCTCAAGGACTACGACCCGATCACCCTGGCCATGGCGCGCGACCAGGACCTGCCGGCCAACCCGATGCGCATCTCCGGCGCGTGCGGCCGCCTGATGTGCTGCCTGAAGTACGAGCACCCGCTCTACCAGGACTTCAAGGCCACCACCCCGGCCATCGGGGAGAAGGTCGAGTCGCCGTTGGGCGACGGTGTGGTCGTCGGCCACTCCGTGCCGGGGGGCAAGGTCGTCCTCAAGCTCGCCGCCGACGGGACCAAGCAGGTCTGCGACAAGGCGTCCGTCTGCGCGGCGCGCAAGGCCTACGACAGCCGCTGA
- a CDS encoding DNA polymerase III subunit delta': MSSPVFDDVIGQPDAVEVLELAVAASHGDADVPTSAMTHAWLFTGPPGSGRSVAARAFAAALECPDRGCGHCSHCRTVLHGTHADLKAVVPEGLTISVKEMRAVVQQAARRPATGRWQIVLIEDADRLTEGASNALLKAVEEPPPHTVFLLCAPSTHPDDVSVTIRSRCRVLALRTPAAEAIADVLVRRDGIDSEQADWAAAVSGGHVGRARRLARDEQARDERARILALPGSLRSMSAVFAEAEELIGLAKGTAKTVSEKRDAAELEELKTALGAGGTGKGAVGAARGTAGVVKELERRQKSRATRTERDVLDRALIDLSGFYRDVIAVAFGAEVPLTNPDLADEVAVAASRFGAVGALRRLDAVLACREAIELNVKPLIAVEAMMMTLYRG; encoded by the coding sequence GTGAGCAGCCCGGTGTTCGACGACGTGATCGGCCAGCCGGACGCCGTCGAGGTGCTGGAACTGGCGGTCGCCGCCTCGCACGGCGATGCCGACGTCCCCACCTCGGCGATGACCCACGCCTGGCTGTTCACCGGACCGCCCGGTTCCGGCCGGTCGGTCGCGGCGCGGGCGTTCGCCGCGGCGCTGGAGTGCCCGGACCGCGGCTGCGGTCACTGCAGCCATTGCCGGACCGTCTTGCACGGCACGCACGCCGACCTGAAGGCCGTCGTGCCGGAAGGCCTGACCATCTCGGTCAAGGAGATGCGTGCAGTGGTGCAGCAGGCGGCCCGCCGCCCTGCCACCGGCCGCTGGCAGATCGTGCTCATCGAGGACGCCGACCGGCTCACCGAAGGCGCGTCCAACGCGCTGCTCAAGGCTGTCGAGGAGCCGCCGCCGCACACCGTCTTCCTGCTCTGTGCGCCGTCGACCCACCCCGACGACGTGTCGGTGACCATCCGTTCCCGCTGCCGGGTGCTGGCCCTGCGCACCCCCGCCGCCGAGGCCATCGCCGACGTGTTGGTGCGCCGCGACGGCATCGACTCGGAGCAGGCGGACTGGGCGGCGGCGGTGTCCGGCGGTCACGTCGGGCGGGCCCGCCGGCTGGCCCGGGACGAGCAGGCGCGTGACGAGCGGGCCCGGATCCTGGCGTTGCCCGGGTCGCTCCGCAGCATGTCGGCGGTGTTCGCCGAGGCCGAGGAACTGATCGGGCTTGCGAAGGGCACCGCGAAGACGGTGTCGGAGAAACGCGACGCTGCAGAGCTCGAGGAGCTCAAGACGGCCCTCGGCGCGGGCGGGACCGGCAAGGGCGCGGTCGGCGCCGCGCGCGGCACCGCCGGGGTGGTGAAAGAGCTGGAACGGCGGCAGAAGTCCCGCGCCACTCGCACCGAACGCGACGTCCTGGACCGGGCGCTGATCGACCTGTCCGGCTTCTACCGGGACGTCATCGCCGTCGCCTTCGGCGCCGAGGTGCCGCTCACCAACCCGGATCTCGCCGATGAGGTGGCTGTGGCCGCTTCCCGGTTCGGCGCCGTCGGTGCGCTGCGCCGGCTCGACGCCGTGCTCGCCTGTCGCGAGGCCATCGAGCTCAACGTCAAGCCGCTGATCGCCGTCGAGGCGATGATGATGACCCTCTACCGCGGCTGA
- a CDS encoding MFS transporter → MSEGAGKAGRKEPGSLSVLLRIPVFRRLWLAISVSSLGDWLGLLATTSLAAYLTKESSGLAQGAAISGVLIIRLLPDLVLGPVAGALVDRFDRRVIAVIGDTSAGLLYLSIALTNNLVWLLVAQFLVEAVGLFSNPAKQAMWVNIVPRERLAVANQLNYVSIYGMVPVAAGLFALLSTISQFFGASALADDGGGFSTGPTSALAINIALIVDAATYFLCAGTVLFSRHLIPAFVEGHGESKSVFSLIGEGIRFIKNSRIMRSIYLGILGAFLAGGLTAGVAQAYVYGLGAGTAGYSILFGSVFTGLAVGMLIGPKVLPTIPRRMIFTSSIGAAGLVLLVMSVLQDFIGAVVAAVVMGLFAGIAWITGFTMIGHEVSDSLRGRVFSFVMSSVRITLLATIAAGPVVAGAIGAQSVMVGDFSWTVSGAGIVLACGGVIAVGVSIYTGRQVGGVVGGMWRRLARGRRGMLSDPGDHPGVLIVLEGADQQLVRARVDRLAAELAERGFVVRPAIGEPIPDQGDTPADALRAAAGLSDLVGSDIRAALEDGNVVLVNGYIDDLVVRFGAIGGLGEDAVLKMASWAVDRLMPDLTVVIDIDPGHRDPAAPDLDPAAPDLEPAAPDLDPAGPGSAAAGTGSEGVGPGGSPAPVAPDATGDVVISLEDIAQAYRERASTAPERYLVVPPSADDDLGAEALQRIESVLRTRSPRTGRQQAGEVLEPVEVST, encoded by the coding sequence GTGAGCGAGGGCGCCGGCAAGGCCGGCCGCAAGGAACCGGGTTCGCTCTCGGTGCTGCTGCGCATCCCGGTGTTCCGGCGGCTGTGGCTGGCGATCTCGGTGTCCAGCCTGGGCGACTGGCTCGGCCTGCTGGCGACCACCTCACTGGCCGCGTACCTGACCAAGGAGTCCTCCGGACTGGCCCAGGGTGCGGCGATCTCCGGCGTGCTGATCATCCGGCTGCTGCCCGATCTGGTGCTCGGCCCGGTGGCCGGCGCGCTGGTCGACCGGTTCGATCGCCGGGTCATCGCCGTGATCGGCGACACCTCAGCCGGTCTGCTGTACCTCTCGATCGCGCTCACCAACAACCTGGTCTGGCTGCTCGTCGCGCAGTTCCTGGTGGAGGCCGTCGGGCTGTTCAGCAACCCGGCCAAGCAGGCGATGTGGGTGAACATCGTGCCGCGGGAGCGGCTGGCGGTGGCCAACCAGCTCAACTACGTCTCGATCTACGGCATGGTGCCGGTCGCGGCCGGCCTGTTCGCGCTGCTGTCCACCATCTCGCAGTTCTTCGGTGCTTCCGCGCTCGCCGACGACGGTGGCGGGTTCTCCACCGGCCCGACGAGTGCACTCGCCATCAACATCGCGCTGATCGTCGACGCCGCGACCTACTTCCTGTGCGCCGGCACGGTGCTGTTCTCCCGACACCTGATCCCGGCCTTCGTGGAAGGGCACGGCGAGTCGAAGTCGGTGTTCTCGCTGATCGGCGAGGGCATCCGGTTCATCAAGAACTCCCGCATCATGCGGTCGATCTACCTCGGCATCCTCGGCGCGTTCCTGGCCGGCGGGCTGACCGCCGGGGTCGCCCAGGCCTACGTCTACGGGCTCGGTGCCGGGACGGCCGGCTACAGCATCCTGTTCGGCTCGGTGTTCACCGGCCTCGCCGTCGGCATGCTGATCGGCCCGAAGGTGCTGCCCACCATCCCGCGCCGGATGATCTTCACCTCGTCCATCGGCGCCGCCGGCCTGGTGCTGCTGGTGATGAGCGTGCTGCAGGACTTCATCGGCGCGGTGGTCGCCGCCGTGGTGATGGGCCTGTTCGCCGGCATCGCCTGGATCACCGGGTTCACCATGATCGGCCACGAGGTCTCGGACTCGCTGCGCGGCCGGGTGTTCTCGTTCGTGATGTCGTCGGTGCGGATCACCCTGCTGGCGACGATCGCGGCCGGGCCGGTGGTGGCCGGCGCGATCGGCGCGCAGAGCGTGATGGTCGGCGACTTCAGCTGGACCGTGTCCGGCGCCGGGATCGTGCTGGCCTGCGGCGGTGTCATCGCGGTCGGCGTGTCGATCTACACCGGTCGGCAGGTCGGTGGCGTGGTCGGCGGGATGTGGCGCCGGTTGGCCCGCGGCCGGCGCGGCATGCTCAGCGACCCGGGCGATCACCCCGGCGTGCTCATCGTGCTCGAGGGCGCCGACCAGCAGCTGGTCCGCGCCCGGGTGGACCGGCTCGCCGCTGAGCTCGCGGAGCGCGGGTTCGTGGTCAGACCGGCCATCGGGGAACCGATCCCGGACCAGGGCGACACCCCGGCCGATGCGCTGCGCGCGGCCGCCGGGCTCTCCGATCTGGTCGGCAGCGACATCCGGGCGGCGCTGGAGGACGGCAACGTGGTGCTGGTCAACGGGTACATCGACGACCTGGTGGTGCGGTTCGGCGCCATCGGCGGACTCGGTGAGGACGCCGTGCTGAAGATGGCCTCCTGGGCCGTCGACCGGTTGATGCCTGACCTGACCGTGGTGATCGACATCGATCCCGGTCACCGGGATCCCGCGGCGCCGGACCTGGATCCCGCCGCGCCGGACTTGGAGCCCGCGGCGCCGGACCTGGATCCCGCCGGCCCGGGCTCCGCCGCGGCCGGAACTGGATCCGAGGGCGTCGGCCCCGGCGGCTCCCCCGCTCCCGTGGCCCCCGATGCGACGGGCGACGTGGTGATCTCCCTTGAGGACATCGCCCAGGCCTACCGCGAGCGGGCGTCCACCGCACCGGAGCGCTACCTGGTGGTGCCGCCGTCCGCCGACGACGATCTGGGCGCAGAAGCGTTGCAGCGCATCGAGTCCGTGCTGCGCACCCGCTCCCCGCGCACCGGCCGGCAGCAGGCCGGCGAGGTCCTCGAGCCGGTGGAGGTGTCGACGTGA
- the topA gene encoding type I DNA topoisomerase, with protein MATRKTAPAGAGTGVRLVVVESPSKAKTISGYLGDGYIVESSVGHIRDLPRGAADVPAKYKGEPWARLGVNTDSGFEPLYVVSPEKKAQVAKLKSLLAEADELYLATDEDREGEAIAWHLLETLKPKVPVKRMVFHEITPAAIRAAAQSPRELDNDLVDAQETRRILDRLYGYEVSPVLWKKVMPKLSAGRVQSVATRIVVERERARMAFRSGTYWGLDATFATAAAESFGAALLSVDGRRLAVGRDFDEATGQVKASADVLLLDEDGARTLAAAVEGGPATVTSVEEKPYTRRPYPPFMTSTLQQEAGRKLGFTSERTMRTAQRLYENGYITYMRTDSTTLSKTALDAARSQARELYGPEYVPAEPRQYTRKVKNAQEAHEAIRPSGDHFRTPGQVASQLQTDEFRLYELIWQRTIASQMVDARGQTLTVRISAQAATGGSTSTLVFGASGRTITFPGFLRAYVETVDAEAGGEADDAERRLPNLTVQQPLTATDTRPGSHTTSPPARFTEPSLIKALEELGIGRPSTYASIIRTITERGYVWKKGQALVPSWIAFAVIGLLEQHFSRLVDYDFTAAMEDELDAIAEGRLGRTDWLSSFYFGSEDGAAGSVAHSGGLKKLVGERLEDIDAREVNSLPLLKDSEGRQIVVRVGRYGPYLERVVGQNEDGTPTTERANLPEELAPDEVTAEAVEQLFAQAEAGDRELGTAPDTGYPIVVKDGRYGPYVTEVLPEGVPTTGKNAVKPRTGSLFKSMNIETVGLEDAIKLLSLPRVVGADPASGEEITAQNGRYGPYLKKGTDSRSLATEDELFSYTLEQALALYAQPKTRGRQSAAAPPLREVGADPGTGKPMVIKDGRFGPYVTDGETNASLRKGDEVETLTVERAGELLADRRARGPAPKKTRATAAKKAPAKAGAAKAGAAKKAPAKRTTTARKAAGTD; from the coding sequence ATGGCAACACGGAAGACCGCACCCGCCGGTGCCGGCACCGGCGTGCGGCTGGTGGTCGTCGAGTCGCCGTCCAAGGCGAAGACGATCTCCGGCTACCTCGGCGACGGCTACATCGTCGAGTCCTCGGTCGGGCACATCCGTGACCTGCCGCGCGGCGCCGCCGACGTGCCCGCGAAGTACAAGGGTGAGCCGTGGGCCCGCCTCGGGGTGAACACCGACTCCGGGTTCGAGCCGCTCTACGTCGTCTCCCCGGAGAAGAAGGCCCAGGTCGCGAAGCTGAAGTCGTTGCTCGCGGAGGCCGACGAGCTCTACCTCGCGACAGATGAGGACCGCGAGGGCGAGGCCATCGCCTGGCATCTGCTGGAGACCCTCAAGCCCAAGGTCCCGGTCAAGCGGATGGTCTTCCACGAGATCACCCCGGCCGCGATCCGGGCCGCCGCGCAGTCCCCCCGCGAGCTGGACAACGACCTGGTCGATGCCCAGGAGACCCGCCGTATCCTGGACCGGCTGTATGGCTACGAGGTCTCGCCGGTGCTGTGGAAGAAGGTCATGCCGAAGCTGTCGGCGGGCCGCGTGCAGTCGGTGGCCACCCGGATCGTCGTCGAGCGCGAGCGGGCCCGGATGGCGTTCCGGTCCGGCACCTACTGGGGCCTGGACGCCACGTTCGCCACCGCCGCCGCCGAGTCGTTCGGCGCCGCGTTGCTGTCCGTCGACGGCCGCCGGCTCGCGGTCGGCCGTGACTTCGACGAGGCGACCGGCCAGGTCAAGGCATCCGCCGACGTGCTGCTGCTGGACGAGGACGGCGCCCGCACCCTGGCCGCCGCCGTCGAGGGCGGCCCGGCGACGGTCACCTCGGTGGAGGAGAAGCCGTACACCCGGCGCCCCTACCCGCCGTTCATGACCTCCACCCTTCAGCAGGAGGCCGGCCGCAAGCTCGGCTTCACCTCGGAGCGGACGATGCGCACCGCGCAGCGCCTGTACGAGAACGGCTACATCACCTATATGCGGACCGACTCGACGACGCTGTCGAAGACGGCGCTGGACGCGGCCCGCAGCCAGGCCCGCGAGCTGTACGGCCCGGAGTACGTGCCGGCCGAGCCGCGGCAGTACACCCGCAAGGTGAAGAACGCACAGGAGGCGCACGAGGCGATCCGCCCGTCCGGCGATCACTTCCGTACCCCCGGCCAGGTCGCCTCGCAGCTGCAGACCGACGAGTTCCGGCTCTACGAGCTGATCTGGCAGCGCACCATCGCGTCGCAGATGGTGGACGCGCGCGGCCAGACGCTGACCGTCCGCATCTCGGCGCAGGCGGCCACCGGCGGCAGCACCAGCACCCTGGTGTTCGGCGCCTCCGGCCGCACGATCACCTTCCCCGGCTTCCTGCGGGCGTACGTCGAGACCGTCGACGCCGAAGCGGGCGGGGAGGCGGACGACGCCGAGCGCCGGCTGCCGAACCTGACCGTGCAGCAGCCGCTGACCGCGACCGACACCCGGCCGGGCAGCCACACCACCTCGCCGCCGGCCCGGTTCACCGAGCCGTCGCTGATCAAGGCGCTGGAGGAGCTGGGCATCGGCCGGCCGTCCACCTACGCCTCGATCATCCGCACCATCACCGAGCGCGGGTACGTGTGGAAGAAGGGACAGGCGCTGGTCCCGTCCTGGATCGCGTTCGCCGTGATCGGCCTGCTCGAGCAGCACTTCTCCCGGCTGGTGGACTACGACTTCACCGCGGCCATGGAGGACGAGCTCGACGCCATCGCCGAGGGCCGGCTGGGTCGCACCGACTGGCTGTCCTCCTTCTACTTCGGCTCCGAGGACGGTGCGGCCGGCTCGGTCGCCCACTCCGGCGGGCTGAAGAAGCTGGTCGGCGAGCGGCTGGAGGACATCGACGCCCGCGAGGTCAACTCGCTGCCGCTGCTCAAGGACAGCGAGGGCCGGCAGATCGTGGTCCGGGTCGGCCGGTACGGCCCGTACCTGGAGCGGGTCGTCGGGCAGAACGAGGACGGCACGCCGACCACCGAGCGGGCCAACCTGCCCGAGGAGCTGGCGCCGGACGAGGTCACCGCCGAGGCCGTCGAGCAGCTGTTCGCCCAGGCGGAGGCCGGCGACCGCGAGCTCGGCACCGCCCCCGACACCGGGTACCCGATCGTCGTCAAGGACGGCCGGTACGGCCCGTACGTCACCGAGGTGCTGCCCGAGGGCGTGCCGACGACCGGCAAGAACGCGGTCAAGCCGCGCACCGGGTCGCTGTTCAAGTCGATGAACATCGAGACCGTCGGCCTCGAGGACGCGATCAAGCTGCTGTCGCTGCCGCGGGTGGTCGGCGCGGACCCGGCCTCCGGCGAGGAGATCACCGCGCAGAACGGCCGCTACGGCCCGTACCTGAAGAAGGGCACCGACTCCCGGTCGCTGGCGACCGAGGACGAGCTGTTCTCCTACACCCTGGAGCAGGCGCTGGCGCTGTACGCGCAGCCGAAGACCCGGGGCCGGCAGTCGGCCGCGGCGCCGCCGCTGCGTGAGGTCGGCGCCGATCCGGGCACCGGCAAGCCGATGGTGATCAAGGACGGCCGGTTCGGGCCGTACGTCACCGACGGCGAGACCAACGCCTCGCTCCGGAAGGGCGACGAGGTGGAGACGCTGACCGTCGAGCGGGCCGGCGAGCTGCTGGCCGACCGGCGGGCCCGCGGCCCGGCACCGAAGAAGACCCGCGCCACCGCGGCCAAGAAGGCCCCGGCCAAGGCCGGCGCCGCGAAGGCCGGGGCTGCGAAGAAGGCCCCGGCGAAGCGGACCACCACCGCGCGCAAGGCCGCCGGGACGGACTGA
- a CDS encoding sodium-translocating pyrophosphatase yields the protein MDTGQVITFTGSDKTIVVIVGVVALVALAISFVLRAGVLAAGKGSPRMQEISEAVQEGAAAYLGRQFRTLGIFVVVVFALLFVLPANSTGERIGRSIFFLVGAGFSAAIGYTGMWLATRANVRVAAAANGEGRERAMQIAFRTGGSVGLATTGLGLLGASVVVLVYVAEAPKVLEGFGFGAAMLAMFMRVGGGIFTKAADVGADLVGKVEQGIPEDDPRNAATIADNVGDNVGDCAGMAADLFESYAVTLVASLILGSAAFGTKGLIFPLIVPAIGVLTAIIGVYITRARASESGLATINRSFYISALISAVLCAVAAFVYLPTTFDGLGVAAVQGLPGNPAVIAFVSVIIGIVLAAVILWLTGYYTDTNKKPTQEVAKTSLTGAATVILSGISVGFESAVYTALVIGAAVYGAFLLSGSLFVALFCIALAGCGLLTTVGVIVAMDTFGPISDNAQGVAEMSGEVSEEGAQILTDLDAVGNTTKAITKGIAIATAVLAATALFGSYSNAIGDALASAGGAALDAAAGMSSFISDIVSPNTLVGVLIGAAVVFLFSGLAVNAVSRAAGAVVNEVRRQFRDIPGIMEGTNKPEYGKVVDIVTRDSLRELATPGLLAVFAPIAVGFGLGTGPLAGYLAGAIGTGTLMAVFLANSGGSWDNAKKLVEDGHYGGKGSEAHSATVIGDTVGDPFKDTAGPAINPLIKVMNLVSVLIAPAIVTLTVGDGANDAVRIIISLVAVLVIIAAIVVSKRRASVLTG from the coding sequence ATGGACACCGGTCAGGTGATCACTTTCACCGGAAGTGACAAGACCATCGTGGTCATCGTGGGTGTCGTCGCCCTCGTTGCCCTCGCCATCTCTTTCGTCCTCAGGGCCGGCGTCCTCGCCGCCGGCAAGGGATCCCCACGGATGCAGGAGATCTCGGAGGCCGTGCAGGAAGGTGCCGCCGCCTACCTCGGCCGGCAGTTCCGGACGCTCGGCATCTTCGTGGTCGTCGTCTTCGCGCTGCTGTTCGTGCTGCCGGCGAACTCCACCGGTGAGCGCATCGGCCGCAGCATCTTCTTCCTGGTGGGCGCGGGCTTCTCCGCGGCGATCGGCTACACCGGCATGTGGCTGGCGACCCGGGCGAACGTCCGTGTCGCCGCCGCGGCCAACGGGGAGGGCCGGGAGCGGGCGATGCAGATCGCGTTCCGCACCGGTGGTTCCGTCGGCCTGGCCACCACCGGCCTCGGCCTGCTCGGCGCCTCCGTGGTGGTGCTGGTCTACGTCGCCGAGGCCCCGAAGGTGCTGGAGGGCTTCGGTTTCGGCGCCGCCATGCTGGCCATGTTCATGAGGGTCGGCGGCGGCATCTTCACCAAGGCCGCCGACGTCGGTGCCGACCTGGTCGGCAAGGTCGAGCAGGGCATCCCCGAGGACGACCCGCGCAACGCCGCCACCATCGCCGACAACGTGGGCGACAACGTCGGTGACTGCGCCGGCATGGCCGCGGACCTGTTCGAGTCCTACGCGGTGACCCTGGTCGCCTCGCTGATCCTGGGCAGTGCCGCCTTCGGCACCAAGGGTCTGATCTTCCCGCTCATCGTCCCGGCGATCGGTGTGCTGACCGCCATCATCGGCGTCTACATCACCCGGGCCCGGGCGAGCGAGAGCGGCCTGGCGACGATCAACCGCTCCTTCTACATCTCGGCGCTGATCTCCGCGGTGCTCTGCGCCGTCGCCGCGTTCGTCTACCTGCCGACCACCTTCGACGGCCTCGGCGTCGCCGCGGTGCAGGGCCTGCCCGGCAACCCGGCGGTCATCGCCTTCGTCTCGGTGATCATCGGCATCGTGCTGGCCGCGGTCATCCTCTGGCTGACCGGCTACTACACCGACACCAACAAGAAGCCCACGCAGGAGGTCGCCAAGACCTCGCTGACCGGTGCCGCCACGGTGATCCTGTCCGGCATCTCCGTCGGTTTCGAGTCCGCGGTCTACACCGCCCTGGTCATCGGCGCGGCCGTCTACGGCGCGTTCCTGCTGTCCGGATCGCTGTTCGTGGCGCTGTTCTGCATCGCACTGGCCGGCTGCGGCCTGCTCACCACCGTCGGCGTCATCGTCGCGATGGACACCTTCGGCCCGATCTCGGACAACGCCCAGGGCGTGGCCGAGATGAGCGGCGAGGTCTCGGAGGAGGGCGCGCAGATCCTCACCGACCTGGACGCCGTCGGCAACACCACCAAGGCCATCACCAAGGGCATCGCCATCGCCACCGCGGTGCTCGCCGCGACCGCGCTCTTCGGGTCCTACTCCAACGCGATCGGCGACGCACTGGCCTCGGCCGGCGGCGCGGCGCTGGACGCGGCAGCCGGGATGAGCTCCTTCATCTCCGACATCGTCTCGCCCAACACCCTGGTCGGCGTGCTGATCGGTGCGGCAGTGGTGTTCCTCTTCTCCGGACTCGCCGTCAACGCGGTGTCCCGGGCGGCCGGCGCGGTCGTGAACGAGGTGCGGCGCCAGTTCCGGGACATCCCCGGGATCATGGAGGGCACCAACAAGCCGGAGTACGGCAAGGTCGTCGACATCGTCACCCGTGACTCGCTGCGGGAGCTGGCCACGCCCGGTCTGCTCGCCGTGTTCGCGCCGATCGCGGTCGGCTTCGGGCTCGGGACCGGGCCGCTGGCCGGGTATCTCGCCGGCGCGATCGGCACCGGCACCCTGATGGCCGTGTTCCTGGCGAACTCCGGTGGGTCGTGGGACAACGCCAAGAAGCTGGTCGAGGACGGCCACTACGGCGGCAAGGGCTCCGAGGCGCACTCCGCGACGGTCATCGGCGACACCGTCGGCGATCCCTTCAAGGACACCGCCGGCCCGGCCATCAACCCGCTGATCAAGGTGATGAACCTGGTGTCGGTGCTGATCGCCCCGGCGATCGTCACGCTCACCGTCGGCGACGGTGCCAACGATGCCGTGCGCATCATCATCTCGCTGGTCGCCGTGCTGGTGATCATCGCGGCGATCGTCGTCTCCAAGCGCCGGGCCTCGGTGCTGACCGGCTGA